A single Drechmeria coniospora strain ARSEF 6962 chromosome 03, whole genome shotgun sequence DNA region contains:
- a CDS encoding SNF7 family protein → MGGNASKVTAQDKAILDMKIQRDKLHQYQRRITVLTDKETSIARQLLAKGDRRRALLALRRKKYQESLLAKTDAQLEQLEKLTSSVEFAQIQRDVVFGLQQGTRVLEQIHAEMGGIQHVEKLMGETADAVAYQKEVSEMLGGRISNQDEEEVEDELAALQAEMAADGQQLPTVPNANLPQPKGETMGSEEAAGERLPERRQAMLA, encoded by the exons ATGGGCGGCAACGCAAGCAAGGTCACGGCCCAGGATAA GGCCATCCTGGACATGAAGATCCAGCGTGACAAGCTGCACCAGTACCAGCGCCGCATCACCGTCCTCACCGACAAGGAGACGAGCATCGCGCGGCAGCTGCTCGCCAAGGGCGACCGGAGGCGGGCCCTGCTGGCGCTGCGCAGGAAAAAGTACCAGGAATCCTTGCTCGCCAAGACGGACGcgcagctcgagcagctcgagaagctcacgtcgagcgtcgagtTTGCCCAGATACAGCGggacgtcgtcttcggccTGCAGCAGGGCACCAGGGTCCTCGAGCAGATTCACGCCGAGATGGGCGGCATCCAGCACGTCGAGAAGCTCATgggcgagacggccgacgccgtcgcctacCAAAAG GAGGTGAGCGAGATGCTCGGCGGTCGAATCTCGAACcaagacgaggaagaggtggaggacgagctggcggcgctgcaggccgagatggcggccgacggacaGCAGCTGCCGACCGTTCCAAACGCCAACCTGCCCCAGCCCAAGGGCGAGACGATGGGGTCCGAGGAAGCAGCCGGGGAGAGGCTGCCGGAGAGACGGCAGGCCATGCTCGCGTGA
- a CDS encoding ribosome biogenesis ATPase RIX7 yields MLPKEGIPKPIRGFQSVLERDVYHIVRKLEAGNDDKPFKSVTVVYDAIKRSNSSLGRQKKRPLEDAIDRVLQIRKQERQQDQSDDSEAAIDEFEPTNPGDDRFLLNRQLTKLWKTSSASPRDASEQPAVKKRRIQSEDDDRHDRPADADNGPSAGTDAAVGPSKQDKPPTKRPPKSSRFRVEQPDRLRRLAGMDDVYGKLLRQTWHMLRPSGVDAQGHGRKTTGIVLSGPSGIGKRTLVHNLAASNRVPLVSLDACFEDAERMERSLSEAFDAAISLSPSIIFLDDIDQSMSAHGSSKHGEHHQRAVRIFKQQMERIAKSSQKRGHVLAMATTSKLADVDPDLLAYGLFEESVPLRVPDCAARRDILEAVTEGSPLSEDVDLTEIAKLTHGYVGADLAAITKLAWARAMEREHGADCPFDTTADIHAMLRRHLQAPDLTVFPNLDSHQDGALKALAITMDDLKAATRRFTPSLRKQGFTAIPSVTWDQVGAMEVARKQLQMSIIGPIKNPELYQKFGLTKPAGVVLYGPPGCGKTLVAQAVAREAQASFILINGPELLNKYVGESERAVRELFQRARSSRPCILFFDEIDSIVPPRSSSSTESGARVVNALLTELDGAQDRSGIYVIGTTNRVDMIDEAMLRPGRLSVQVLVDLPTPAERVEILRAIYRTNHSEVTEEALQSLAAVALDARCTNFSGADLNGLHTKAAEHAVERWLATGSEPPLVTQADWDHALDNTYASVKNPASYGSLALPEQQRRKR; encoded by the coding sequence ATGCTGCCCAAGGAAGGAATCCCAAAACCCATCCGCGGCTTCCAATCCGTCCTCGAGCGTGACGTCTACCACATCGTCcggaagctcgaggccggcaacgacgacaaaCCGTTCAAatccgtcaccgtcgtctaCGACGCCATCAAACGGTCAAACTcgagcctcggccggcagAAGAAGCGCCCTCTCGAGGATGCCATCGACCGCGTTCTCCAGATCCGCAAGCAGGAGCGGCAGCAGGACCAGTCCGACGACTccgaggccgccatcgacgagttCGAGCCTACGAACCCCGGAGACGACAGGTTCCTGCTCAACCGCCAGCTGACGAAGCTGTGGAAGACGTCGTCCGCCTCCCCTCGGGACGCGAGCGAGCAGCCGGCCGTGAAAAAGCGTCGTATCCagagcgaggacgacgacaggCATGACcgaccggccgacgccgacaacgGCCCGTCTGCCGGcaccgatgccgccgtcgggccgTCGAAGCAGGACAAGCCGCCGACGAAAAGGCCGCCCAAGTCGAGCCGGTTCCGAGTCGAGCAGCCCGACCGGCTGCGGAGGTTGGCCGGCATGGACGACGTGTACGGCAAGCTCCTGCGCCAAACCTGGCACATGCTGCGGCCGTCGGGCGTCGATGCGCAGGGCCACGGCCGCAAGACGACGGGAATCGTCCTGTCCGGACCCTCGGGCATCGGCAAGCGGACTCTTGTGCATAATCTGGCGGCGAGCAACCGTGTGCCTCTCGTCTCCTTGGACGCCTGCTTCGAAGACGCCGAGCGGATGGAGCGAAGCCTTTCGGAGgccttcgacgccgccatcagCCTTTCGCCGAGCATCATCTttctcgacgacatcgaccAGTCCATGTCGGCCCATGGCTCCTCGAAGCACGGCGAGCACCACCAGCGTGCCGTGCGCATCTTCAAGCAGCAGATGGAGCGCATCGCCAAGAGCTCCCAGAAACGAGGCCACGTgctcgccatggcgacgacgtccaagctcgccgacgtggaTCCTGACCTCCTCGCCTACGGCCTGTTCGAGGAGTCCGTGCCGCTCAGGGTGCCCGACTGCGCCGCCCGTCGCGAtatcctcgaggccgtcacgGAAGGCTCGCCGCTGTCCGAGGACGTGGATCTGACCGAGATCGCCAAGCTGACGCACGGatacgtcggcgccgaccttgCCGCCATCACGAAGCTCGCCTGGGCCAGGGCCATGGAGCGGGAGCACGGCGCCGACTGCCCGTTCGACACCACCGCCGACATCCACGCCATGCTCCGACGACACCTCCAAGCGCCGGACCTGACGGTATTCCCGAACCTAGATTCGCACCAGGACGGCGCGCTCAAGGCCCTCGCCATAACCATGGACGACTTGAAAGCCGCCACGCGGCGCTTCACGCCCTCGCTGAGGAAGCAGGGCTTCACCGCCATACCGAGCGTCACCTGGGACCAGGTCGGTGCCATGGAGGTCGCTCGCAAGCAGCTGCAGATGTCCATCATCGGACCCATCAAGAACCCCGAGCTCTACCAGAAGTTTGGCCTCACGAAgcccgccggcgtcgtgctGTACGGACCTCCGGGCTGCGGCAAGACGCTGGTCGCCCAGGCCGTCGCGAGGGAGGCGCAGGCAAGCTTCATCCTCATCAACGGACCCGAGCTGCTGAACAAGTACGTCGGAGAGTCCGAGCGGGCCGTGAGGGAGCTGTTCCAGAGGgctcgctcgtcgaggccgtgcaTCCTCTTCTTCGACGAGATCGACTCCATCGTGCCCCCGcggagcagctcgtcgaccgaGTCCGGCGCGCGCGTCGTCAACGCCCTCCtcaccgagctcgacggcgcccaggACCGCAGCGGCATCTACGTCATCGGCACGACGAACCGCGTGGACATGATTGACGAGGCCATGCTCCGGCCCGGTCGCCTGAGCGTCCAGGTGCTCGTCGACCTTCCCACGCCCGCCGAGAGGGTCGAGATCCTCCGCGCCATCTACCGCACGAACCACAGCGAGGTGACCGAGGAGGCCCTCCAAAGCCTGGCCGCCGTGGCTCTCGACGCCCGCTGCACCAACTTTA